A window of the Thalassoglobus sp. JC818 genome harbors these coding sequences:
- a CDS encoding endonuclease/exonuclease/phosphatase family protein: MSFNIRYGTANDGDHVWDNRKEFVVETIEAFAPDLLGTQETLKFQKDYLHEHLSEYHVIGVGRDDGQEAGEMMAVYIRKSRFEILDSGHFWYSETPNEPGSKAWDTSLPRMATWVKLSDRAQDGRTIWFFNTHFDHRGSEARRESASLLRRMVSQLAGKDPAIITGDFNAPEGSDVYNNLFEGETPIPLTDTYRSFHSDSDENAGTSGGFTLKDRGTRRIDWIGCSKQFSVLSAEIDRTNRDGVTPSDHFPVTAVLQLK, translated from the coding sequence ATGAGTTTCAACATTCGGTACGGGACCGCCAATGACGGGGATCACGTTTGGGACAACCGAAAAGAGTTCGTCGTCGAGACGATCGAGGCTTTCGCTCCAGATCTGCTTGGAACGCAAGAGACGCTTAAGTTCCAGAAAGACTACCTGCACGAACACCTTTCCGAATATCATGTCATCGGAGTTGGGCGTGATGATGGTCAGGAGGCAGGTGAAATGATGGCTGTCTACATTCGCAAATCACGATTTGAAATTCTCGACAGCGGTCACTTCTGGTACAGCGAGACACCGAACGAACCGGGTTCGAAAGCGTGGGACACCAGTTTGCCCCGCATGGCAACGTGGGTGAAATTGAGTGATCGAGCACAAGACGGACGAACCATCTGGTTCTTCAACACTCACTTCGATCATCGAGGAAGCGAAGCCCGTCGCGAATCCGCATCGCTGTTGCGCAGAATGGTCTCGCAACTCGCTGGCAAAGATCCAGCGATCATTACCGGCGACTTCAATGCTCCTGAAGGCAGCGATGTCTACAACAACCTCTTCGAAGGAGAGACTCCGATTCCGTTGACCGATACGTATCGGAGTTTCCACTCGGACTCAGATGAGAACGCCGGCACTTCCGGAGGTTTCACACTTAAGGATCGTGGAACAAGAAGAATTGACTGGATCGGATGCTCGAAACAGTTCTCGGTTCTGTCAGCGGAAATCGATCGCACCAATCGAGACGGAGTAACTCCCTCAGATCACTTCCCAGTCACAGCGGTTCTGCAACTGAAGTAG
- a CDS encoding SNF2-related protein gives MSLAQLLENKFRGDIRFRGQAYVQAERVSIVRVTPDDLHGAVRDGVEYQTHLSRQGDELRMFCSCVGDAQSKEPACKHLWATILAVDEGDYLTGVPRAGSIPPFAAEVLYQPSHLLDEWDEDIDVNEIFRPTKSTTQTTTQTATKPAPRQVREWESKLQTLRSEMPTQSRGPASADSKEREIFFEIDVEESLKSKQLIIQTSQRQRRSNGQWGKLKPLKLRPGRLEDIEHADDRKILAFLAGGTPERTGWMAQQAEFQTSVFRYRVPFELCELILPLMAKSNRLRYLDESEKERPPLNWESVNPWKLCLVLNQSEEDDTWRLEGEVRRDDERLKLDDCELLLPGGLVATQEMIYRLEDFGAFDWVPMLTADQKMVAQDGEQQDLVDWILDMPTLPQLDLPEELQLEEVRPTPNPRLIFKSPKQRSWKHERIHGTIEFDYLGTKVSASNLQWAIVQRDEGRCLLRDQQRESSCWSKLNELGFRRLVEHRQSAHDVDIPVSELGRAVRELVADGWEVQADGKEVRQPGAVKFNVRSGIDWFELTADVDFEGKKANFPELLAALTRGDQTIRLDDGSLGILPEEWLQQYGILAGLGTTDEEGLRFSTTQIGLVDALLSAQEFVDFDERYLELRSKLSTFEGVRERREPEDFRGELRTYQREGLGWLSFLQEYGFGGCLADDMGLGKTVQMLALMQDRITKREEKIPSIVVVPKSLMFNWVQELQKFAPDLTFVEYTGPLRSAHLPDIPKTDVVLTTYGTLRRDIMELKDIQFDYAVLDEAQTIKNASSQAAKASRLIRAQNRVALSGTPIENHLGDLWSIFEFLNPGMLGRSAIFKTHAVDSANPKSRQLISQGVRPFVLRRTKGEVAKELPNKFEETIYCRMGQRQRELYSELRDHYRDSLLGLVKKQGMGKSRMHVLEALLRLRQAACHPALLDRGAEEDAYAKLDALCPQLEELIEEGHKSLVFSQFTSMLSIVKKHLDKRGVKYAYLDGQTRKRKDVVDQFQNDPDTSVFLISLKAGGLGLNLTAAEYVFLLDPWWNPAVEAQAIDRAHRVGQKNQVFAYRLICRDTVEEKILDLQQKKRELADAILEADNAPLKDLTTEDLELLLS, from the coding sequence GTGTCGCTGGCACAACTTCTTGAGAATAAGTTTCGCGGAGACATCCGCTTTCGTGGACAGGCTTACGTTCAGGCGGAGCGCGTTTCGATCGTCCGAGTCACTCCCGACGATTTACACGGCGCTGTTCGAGATGGTGTGGAATACCAGACACATCTCAGCCGACAAGGTGATGAACTTCGCATGTTCTGCTCCTGTGTCGGTGACGCTCAGTCCAAAGAACCGGCATGCAAACATCTTTGGGCGACCATTCTCGCCGTCGACGAGGGTGACTACCTGACCGGCGTTCCCCGTGCCGGATCAATCCCGCCATTCGCTGCTGAAGTTCTGTATCAGCCGAGCCATCTGCTCGACGAGTGGGACGAAGATATCGACGTCAACGAAATCTTCCGGCCTACGAAATCGACGACGCAAACCACCACACAGACAGCGACGAAACCTGCTCCGCGCCAAGTTCGCGAGTGGGAGTCGAAGCTGCAGACGTTGCGTTCGGAAATGCCGACTCAGTCGCGCGGCCCGGCCTCTGCGGATTCCAAAGAGAGAGAGATCTTCTTCGAGATCGATGTCGAAGAAAGCCTGAAATCAAAACAGCTCATCATTCAAACTTCGCAGCGACAACGACGCAGCAACGGTCAGTGGGGAAAACTGAAACCACTGAAGTTGCGCCCCGGTCGTCTGGAAGACATCGAACACGCAGACGATCGGAAGATCCTCGCGTTTCTCGCTGGGGGAACGCCAGAACGTACCGGATGGATGGCACAACAGGCGGAATTTCAGACTTCCGTCTTCCGCTACCGCGTTCCGTTCGAACTGTGCGAACTGATTCTTCCATTGATGGCGAAATCAAATCGCCTGCGGTATCTCGACGAGTCGGAAAAAGAACGGCCGCCGCTCAACTGGGAAAGCGTAAATCCCTGGAAGCTTTGCCTGGTTCTCAACCAGAGCGAAGAAGACGACACCTGGAGGCTGGAAGGGGAAGTCCGTCGAGACGACGAACGACTCAAACTCGACGATTGCGAACTCCTGCTGCCGGGAGGTCTGGTCGCCACTCAAGAGATGATCTATCGCCTCGAAGACTTCGGGGCATTCGACTGGGTGCCGATGTTGACCGCCGATCAGAAGATGGTCGCGCAAGACGGTGAACAACAGGATCTGGTCGACTGGATTCTCGATATGCCGACGCTTCCGCAACTCGACTTGCCTGAAGAGTTGCAACTCGAAGAGGTCCGGCCGACTCCAAATCCGCGTCTGATCTTCAAATCTCCAAAACAGCGGAGTTGGAAGCACGAACGCATCCACGGAACGATCGAGTTCGATTACTTGGGAACAAAGGTCTCTGCATCTAACCTGCAATGGGCCATCGTTCAGCGCGACGAAGGTCGCTGCCTGCTTCGCGATCAACAACGCGAATCGAGTTGCTGGTCGAAGTTGAACGAACTCGGATTCCGCCGACTCGTTGAACATCGACAAAGTGCACATGACGTCGATATCCCCGTGAGCGAACTCGGACGCGCTGTGCGCGAACTTGTCGCCGACGGTTGGGAAGTTCAAGCGGACGGGAAAGAAGTCCGACAGCCGGGAGCGGTGAAGTTCAACGTTCGCTCAGGCATCGATTGGTTCGAACTGACAGCAGACGTCGACTTCGAAGGAAAAAAAGCGAACTTCCCAGAGCTTCTGGCAGCCCTGACTCGCGGCGACCAAACGATTCGCCTCGACGACGGTTCGCTCGGAATTCTGCCGGAGGAATGGCTTCAGCAATACGGCATTCTGGCGGGACTCGGCACAACTGACGAGGAAGGTCTGCGTTTCTCGACAACACAAATCGGACTCGTCGACGCACTGCTTTCAGCTCAGGAATTTGTCGACTTCGATGAGCGCTATCTGGAACTTCGATCCAAACTCTCGACATTTGAAGGCGTTCGCGAACGCCGTGAACCGGAGGACTTCCGCGGAGAACTTCGAACGTACCAGCGAGAAGGATTGGGATGGCTTTCCTTCCTTCAGGAGTACGGATTCGGGGGATGTCTTGCGGACGACATGGGTCTCGGAAAGACGGTTCAGATGCTGGCCCTCATGCAGGATCGCATTACCAAACGCGAAGAGAAAATTCCGTCGATCGTCGTCGTTCCAAAGTCACTGATGTTCAACTGGGTTCAGGAGCTGCAAAAATTCGCTCCCGATCTGACCTTCGTTGAATACACCGGTCCCCTGCGGTCGGCACACCTGCCGGACATTCCAAAGACCGACGTTGTCTTGACGACCTATGGAACATTGCGTCGCGACATCATGGAGCTGAAGGACATTCAGTTCGATTACGCGGTTCTCGATGAAGCTCAAACAATCAAGAACGCATCTTCGCAGGCAGCGAAAGCCTCGCGACTGATTCGTGCCCAGAACCGCGTCGCATTGAGTGGTACGCCGATCGAAAACCACCTCGGCGATTTGTGGTCGATCTTCGAGTTCCTCAATCCGGGGATGCTCGGACGAAGTGCCATCTTCAAAACTCACGCAGTCGATTCAGCGAATCCGAAATCGCGCCAGTTGATTTCGCAAGGTGTTCGCCCGTTTGTTCTGCGACGAACCAAAGGCGAAGTGGCGAAGGAACTGCCCAACAAGTTCGAAGAAACGATTTACTGCCGAATGGGGCAACGCCAACGCGAACTGTACTCCGAACTCCGCGACCACTACCGAGACTCATTGCTTGGCCTGGTCAAGAAACAGGGTATGGGCAAATCTCGCATGCATGTCCTTGAGGCATTATTGCGACTGCGTCAGGCTGCCTGTCACCCTGCCCTGCTGGATCGCGGAGCTGAAGAAGACGCTTACGCGAAACTCGACGCGCTTTGCCCTCAACTCGAAGAACTGATCGAGGAAGGTCACAAGTCGCTCGTCTTCTCACAGTTCACGAGCATGTTGTCGATCGTGAAAAAGCACCTCGACAAACGCGGCGTCAAGTACGCGTATCTCGACGGACAGACCCGCAAGCGAAAGGATGTTGTCGATCAGTTTCAGAACGATCCAGACACTTCGGTGTTCCTGATTTCGCTCAAAGCTGGGGGACTCGGTTTGAACCTGACAGCTGCGGAATACGTGTTCCTTCTCGACCCATGGTGGAACCCTGCAGTTGAAGCTCAGGCGATCGACCGTGCACACCGTGTTGGACAGAAGAATCAAGTTTTCGCGTATCGACTGATCTGTCGAGACACCGTCGAAGAGAAGATTCTCGACCTGCAACAGAAGAAACGCGAACTCGCGGATGCCATCCTCGAAGCGGACAATGCTCCGTTGAAAGACCTGACAACCGAAGACCTCGAACTGTTGCTCTCCTAA
- a CDS encoding DsrE family protein, whose translation MQSNYSLATYASILCLAILCCIGEVQAQTPVPEKSASASKLAIVWTSSDPEVAHRMVLMYAQAAKKAKWFDEVRLIVWGPSSRLLAADKDLQSKIQELQKDGVILQACVVCADSYGVADRLRELGLEVKGMGKPLTDFIKDPETHVLTF comes from the coding sequence GTGCAGAGCAATTATTCGTTGGCGACGTACGCATCCATTTTATGCTTGGCAATTCTCTGTTGCATCGGCGAGGTCCAGGCACAAACACCTGTGCCAGAGAAGTCTGCTTCTGCGAGTAAACTTGCCATTGTCTGGACGAGTTCCGATCCGGAAGTCGCTCATAGAATGGTCTTGATGTATGCACAAGCTGCTAAGAAAGCGAAATGGTTTGACGAAGTTCGACTGATCGTCTGGGGCCCAAGCTCCAGACTGCTCGCAGCTGACAAAGACCTGCAAAGCAAAATACAAGAACTGCAGAAAGATGGGGTGATCCTTCAAGCGTGTGTCGTTTGCGCCGACTCATACGGAGTCGCAGACCGACTGCGGGAATTGGGCCTCGAAGTCAAAGGGATGGGAAAACCACTGACCGACTTCATCAAAGATCCCGAGACGCACGTGCTCACGTTTTAA
- a CDS encoding DUF2089 family protein yields MSLLTLWSFGSGKLNFITNECPYCSQKLNVTEMSCSCCDVSIRAEFPESRLSSLPTEHQRFIEMFVLAGGNLKEIAQLTGVSYPTVRSRLNKIIETLRDEIGKTSPTRGDLLDAMVDTDENSTATRQENREALNAGKLIKSI; encoded by the coding sequence GTGTCATTGTTGACATTGTGGAGTTTTGGGAGTGGAAAATTGAATTTTATTACGAATGAATGCCCTTACTGTTCACAAAAATTGAATGTGACTGAAATGTCATGTTCGTGTTGTGATGTTTCTATTCGGGCTGAGTTTCCAGAATCCCGGCTCTCCAGTCTTCCGACCGAGCATCAACGTTTCATCGAAATGTTTGTCCTCGCCGGAGGCAACCTCAAAGAGATTGCTCAACTGACCGGGGTTTCCTACCCGACTGTCCGTTCTCGGCTGAACAAGATCATCGAAACGCTCAGAGACGAAATTGGAAAAACGTCTCCGACGCGTGGGGATCTTCTCGATGCCATGGTGGACACCGATGAGAATTCAACAGCAACTCGACAGGAGAATCGAGAAGCTTTGAACGCCGGCAAGTTGATCAAAAGTATTTGA
- a CDS encoding type II CAAX endopeptidase family protein has protein sequence MLSNREQTAGHQQRPKSKFPNSESETFIQYLVVNVYGLLVLAILVASGASWANLFRRFKQQRPLLPARFRSLDASVPPFAIAVVFAYLSLNLAIIFSSPEAREFDAEVTLKQVQASIVEGLIATFLVGGILVSLSPRKTNLIRLGFRLDHLTNQLTVGLRGFIVAILPVFTLLMLTLPLRSTETLHPFLRLLDERGFGSEFLIVAFAAVVIAPIKEELIFRVSLQSWLVNRFGAKVGIAVTALVFAMVHGLPDALPLLPLAIILGIVYHYRRSYVAVVITHALFNALNLSAVWIQKYAENLLGIVD, from the coding sequence GTGCTTTCCAATCGCGAGCAGACTGCAGGTCATCAACAACGCCCGAAATCAAAATTCCCCAATTCCGAATCGGAGACTTTCATTCAGTACTTGGTCGTCAATGTGTATGGGCTTCTCGTTCTTGCAATCCTCGTTGCGAGCGGAGCGAGTTGGGCGAACTTGTTTCGTCGCTTCAAACAGCAGAGACCGCTTCTCCCAGCGAGATTTCGATCGCTCGATGCAAGCGTTCCACCGTTTGCCATTGCGGTCGTCTTCGCATATTTGTCATTGAACCTCGCGATCATTTTCAGCTCACCCGAAGCGAGAGAGTTCGATGCAGAAGTCACTCTCAAGCAGGTGCAAGCATCGATCGTGGAAGGGTTGATAGCCACGTTCCTCGTCGGCGGAATTCTGGTGTCACTCTCTCCGCGAAAGACAAATCTCATCCGTCTCGGTTTCCGCCTCGATCACCTTACCAATCAATTGACTGTTGGCCTGCGGGGGTTCATCGTCGCCATTCTGCCTGTGTTCACGCTGCTGATGCTGACGCTTCCACTTCGAAGCACTGAAACTCTACATCCCTTCCTGCGACTTCTCGATGAGCGAGGATTCGGATCGGAGTTTCTGATCGTGGCCTTCGCTGCAGTTGTGATTGCACCGATCAAGGAGGAACTGATCTTCCGAGTTTCTCTGCAATCCTGGCTCGTCAACCGCTTTGGAGCAAAGGTGGGGATCGCTGTGACCGCGTTGGTATTCGCGATGGTGCACGGTCTCCCGGACGCACTTCCGCTTCTTCCGCTGGCGATCATTCTCGGAATTGTTTACCACTATCGCCGCAGCTACGTGGCTGTCGTGATTACTCACGCCCTTTTTAATGCTTTGAATCTGTCAGCTGTCTGGATTCAAAAGTACGCAGAGAATCTTCTCGGGATCGTTGACTGA
- a CDS encoding phytanoyl-CoA dioxygenase family protein, whose translation MNLKPKIRPLWQRALAIPSLAGVMGYKAAGLPTFFLPRALRSIINNWHYSQFSMLLKSGLTRAYIDEPCEFKVPEKVTPKAKVAPEFQLSEDQLKSFYENGFIGPFDAFTREEMADFREEMLREEKAVSPTYNFVTPRDPHFHMPRVWSYMKSPAITERVAQILGEDLLVWRSQFFYKGPKAPAIQWHQASTFMVEDYLDPAIFPPNLNEMFQLTVWVAVDDSTYENGCIEFLKGSHEKVRTIKFGGQDGFYEANFTLEHDYPSDRIVKLPVKSGQFIIFTERCIHGSGPNTTDRHRLAFNMRVIPSNVPVYTDKEKYRSVYNGGKYSLKNWGVSVLRGEDKYQLSRTRQPQTVEEAQQQRRAA comes from the coding sequence ATGAATCTGAAGCCCAAAATTCGACCTCTTTGGCAACGAGCACTGGCAATCCCAAGCTTAGCTGGTGTCATGGGATACAAAGCGGCCGGACTCCCAACGTTCTTTCTCCCACGTGCGCTTCGTTCCATTATTAACAACTGGCACTATTCGCAATTCTCAATGTTGCTGAAGTCCGGTTTGACTCGCGCTTACATTGATGAACCATGCGAGTTCAAAGTGCCGGAGAAGGTGACCCCGAAGGCGAAAGTCGCTCCCGAATTTCAGCTGAGCGAAGATCAACTGAAATCCTTCTACGAGAACGGATTCATTGGTCCATTCGACGCGTTTACCCGCGAAGAAATGGCAGATTTCCGTGAAGAAATGCTTCGAGAAGAAAAAGCCGTCTCTCCAACATACAACTTCGTGACTCCACGCGATCCGCATTTCCATATGCCTCGCGTCTGGAGCTACATGAAGTCACCAGCGATTACAGAGCGAGTGGCTCAGATTCTCGGTGAAGACTTGCTCGTGTGGCGATCGCAGTTCTTCTACAAGGGACCGAAAGCGCCTGCAATTCAGTGGCATCAGGCCAGCACGTTCATGGTTGAAGACTATCTCGACCCAGCCATTTTCCCACCAAACCTCAATGAAATGTTTCAATTGACCGTTTGGGTGGCCGTCGATGACTCCACTTATGAAAACGGATGCATTGAGTTCTTGAAGGGCTCACATGAGAAAGTCCGAACGATCAAATTCGGCGGACAGGACGGCTTTTACGAAGCCAATTTCACGTTGGAACACGATTACCCTTCAGATCGCATCGTGAAGCTTCCAGTGAAGTCGGGACAGTTCATCATCTTCACCGAACGCTGTATTCACGGTTCCGGTCCGAACACCACCGATCGCCATCGCCTGGCGTTCAACATGCGGGTGATCCCGTCCAATGTCCCGGTTTACACAGATAAAGAAAAGTACCGCTCAGTCTACAACGGTGGAAAATACTCGTTGAAGAACTGGGGAGTCTCCGTCCTCCGCGGCGAAGACAAATACCAGTTGAGCCGCACTCGACAGCCACAAACAGTTGAAGAAGCTCAACAGCAGCGACGTGCTGCTTAG
- a CDS encoding Gfo/Idh/MocA family oxidoreductase, producing the protein MDAQNRLKLGILGCGRIVTRRILPALSECRQHWSVVVASQRPGVADEVASKVEGVTSSDSYEAILADDSIDAVYIPATGDEHRQLTVAAAQAGKHVLCEKPLAPSIEEAKEMAQACRDHKVILQEAFMWRLHPRALRIRKLIESKEIGNLRLITVNFSFNIDRSDWRLNPDRGGGAMWDLGCYGVNASRFFTGSEPTDINAAAHWWPTGVDMTMRIGLTFPGEVQAQIDCSFEAPFRCRLELVGDDGRILVEPAFQPGEQPTFELWRSAERDSPVEVVSCPNDDQYACQLKHFHRSIENGELLAPAEDGLKNMRVMDSILKVARESR; encoded by the coding sequence ATGGACGCTCAAAACCGCCTCAAGCTCGGCATCCTCGGATGCGGTCGCATTGTTACTCGGCGAATTCTGCCGGCCCTCTCAGAGTGTCGACAACACTGGTCGGTGGTCGTCGCAAGTCAACGCCCCGGAGTGGCTGACGAAGTTGCTTCAAAAGTCGAAGGTGTCACTTCAAGTGACTCCTACGAAGCGATTCTCGCTGACGACTCCATCGATGCGGTCTACATCCCGGCAACAGGAGATGAGCACCGGCAGCTCACAGTTGCTGCCGCACAAGCTGGGAAGCATGTCCTGTGCGAGAAACCACTCGCTCCCAGCATCGAAGAGGCGAAAGAAATGGCACAGGCCTGTAGAGATCACAAAGTGATCTTGCAGGAAGCATTCATGTGGCGACTTCATCCGCGAGCGCTGCGAATACGCAAACTCATTGAAAGCAAAGAGATCGGCAATCTGAGACTGATTACCGTCAACTTCTCCTTCAACATCGATCGGAGTGACTGGAGACTAAATCCCGACCGTGGCGGAGGAGCGATGTGGGATCTGGGTTGTTACGGAGTCAACGCCAGCCGCTTCTTCACCGGCTCCGAGCCAACCGACATCAATGCAGCTGCTCACTGGTGGCCGACTGGTGTCGACATGACCATGCGAATCGGATTGACTTTTCCTGGAGAAGTCCAGGCGCAGATCGATTGCAGCTTCGAAGCCCCGTTCCGGTGCCGCCTCGAACTCGTCGGAGACGACGGACGAATTCTCGTCGAGCCCGCTTTTCAGCCCGGTGAACAACCAACGTTTGAGTTGTGGAGATCAGCAGAGCGAGACAGCCCGGTTGAAGTCGTTTCCTGCCCAAATGACGACCAATACGCCTGCCAGCTCAAACACTTTCACCGCTCGATCGAGAACGGAGAACTTCTCGCCCCGGCCGAAGATGGACTGAAGAACATGCGCGTTATGGACTCGATTCTAAAAGTCGCACGTGAGTCCCGGTAA
- a CDS encoding DUF1501 domain-containing protein — MSQKSSGQPSNPVSRRNFLAVGGVSLATASLRDSFAGKRSQPHAVIQIVQNGGASHLDTLDPKPDAPREIRGPSRAIATEIPGVHFAESFPELARRAKDLVVLRSLYHDLAPIHETGLQLLLTGDHTRQGQYPLELGIALSQVLRPNGTVPLAVRVSQSDLASKTTSTSDSNTDQTEETSPNDAPTKLRLPTLKDIRQRGFVLEESSSQDSARTKRAYGETHFGELLWTAARLVEAGVRFVEVHTFEDLKGQLTWDAHGCRKTSPATVFTYRDELGPRFDRAVGGLIDDLKNTGLWNQTLVVSAGEMGRTPQINETSGRDHWPHVFSGFLAGGGLKGGQVIGASDSTGESISNDPIPLDHLPGLICNYFGVDENESIELPGYRVWSPPRMESSLTASC, encoded by the coding sequence GTGAGTCAAAAGTCCTCAGGACAACCGTCGAACCCAGTCAGCCGTCGAAATTTTCTCGCCGTCGGAGGTGTCAGTCTCGCCACAGCTTCGTTACGAGACTCCTTCGCCGGAAAGCGATCGCAGCCACATGCTGTCATCCAGATCGTTCAGAACGGCGGAGCCAGCCATCTCGACACGCTCGACCCCAAACCTGATGCTCCGCGAGAAATTCGCGGCCCCAGTCGAGCCATTGCCACAGAAATCCCCGGAGTTCACTTTGCAGAGTCGTTCCCGGAGCTGGCCCGTCGAGCGAAAGACCTGGTCGTGCTGCGATCGTTGTATCACGACCTAGCCCCGATTCATGAGACGGGTCTCCAACTGCTTCTAACGGGAGATCACACTCGTCAGGGACAATACCCTCTCGAACTTGGAATCGCACTCAGTCAAGTATTGCGTCCCAATGGAACGGTCCCTCTGGCCGTTCGCGTTTCTCAGTCAGATCTCGCTTCGAAGACAACATCAACATCGGATAGCAACACAGATCAAACCGAAGAGACCTCTCCCAATGATGCTCCTACCAAGTTGCGATTGCCAACTCTGAAGGACATCCGACAGCGAGGGTTTGTTCTCGAGGAAAGTTCATCTCAAGACTCTGCCCGAACAAAACGTGCTTACGGAGAGACGCACTTCGGGGAGTTGTTATGGACGGCTGCCCGGCTTGTCGAAGCAGGCGTGAGATTCGTCGAAGTTCACACGTTCGAAGACCTGAAGGGGCAACTCACCTGGGATGCTCATGGATGCCGAAAGACATCGCCAGCAACAGTCTTCACCTATCGTGATGAACTCGGCCCCCGATTTGATCGAGCGGTTGGCGGTCTGATCGATGACCTTAAAAACACCGGTTTGTGGAATCAGACACTCGTTGTCAGTGCGGGCGAGATGGGGCGGACACCGCAGATCAACGAGACATCTGGCAGAGACCATTGGCCTCATGTCTTTTCCGGATTCCTCGCTGGAGGTGGATTGAAGGGAGGACAAGTGATCGGAGCGAGTGACTCAACTGGAGAATCCATCAGCAACGATCCCATCCCTCTCGATCATCTTCCGGGTTTGATCTGCAATTACTTCGGAGTCGATGAAAATGAATCGATCGAACTCCCCGGATATCGCGTCTGGTCTCCACCACGCATGGAAAGTTCTCTGACAGCTTCGTGCTGA
- a CDS encoding tetratricopeptide repeat protein, with translation MKNPIVNEDRQLNQSLECDDLLLHSLKEEDQRRSRRSLILTTLGVLGVVGLMAMVFVPNQGEARGASNLTEEGWQLWNKQQFAEAEQKFGDAIKHDATSVNAWNGLGWARVNQGKNASAVEAFERCLKLEPKLPGALNGMGQALLAQRKYDEAREFLLKAAPQAPAAWYGLARLELLAGNFKEAEKWSRKIANTDPKNELVQKMLTASEKKELDDALRQLIEPPSATNASVAGAWRLLNSGDASAARDQFKEVLKESPDDLSALNGLGFALLNLGDFEEAKPYFQKCVDSTEDAFGAMNGLARCYKAEGNNEKAIELWKEMVEGIDGVNAGTVGLAETYLEEGDYEQAQKYFQQLVKSQPDNAYYKEKLAAATAGTQK, from the coding sequence ATGAAAAATCCAATCGTCAATGAAGATCGTCAATTGAATCAAAGTCTGGAGTGTGACGACCTCCTCTTGCATTCACTCAAAGAAGAAGATCAGCGTCGCAGTCGCCGTTCGCTCATTCTCACGACTCTCGGTGTGCTAGGCGTCGTCGGGTTGATGGCGATGGTCTTTGTGCCAAATCAGGGCGAGGCACGAGGCGCTTCCAATCTCACGGAGGAAGGTTGGCAGTTGTGGAACAAACAACAGTTCGCAGAGGCTGAGCAAAAGTTCGGCGACGCGATCAAGCACGATGCGACTTCTGTGAATGCCTGGAATGGGCTCGGCTGGGCGCGTGTCAATCAGGGGAAGAATGCTTCGGCAGTGGAAGCCTTCGAACGATGTCTCAAGCTGGAACCGAAGCTCCCGGGAGCATTGAACGGAATGGGGCAAGCTCTGTTGGCACAACGCAAGTACGATGAAGCGAGAGAGTTTCTGTTGAAGGCGGCCCCTCAGGCTCCCGCAGCCTGGTATGGGCTTGCAAGATTGGAACTCCTCGCAGGCAACTTCAAGGAGGCCGAGAAGTGGTCTCGAAAAATTGCCAATACAGATCCCAAGAACGAACTCGTGCAAAAGATGCTGACAGCTTCGGAGAAGAAGGAACTGGATGATGCTTTGCGACAACTGATCGAACCACCTAGTGCAACGAACGCGAGCGTCGCTGGAGCGTGGCGTCTTTTGAATTCGGGAGATGCGAGCGCAGCGAGAGACCAGTTCAAGGAAGTTCTGAAAGAGTCACCGGATGATCTGAGTGCACTGAACGGATTAGGTTTCGCACTGCTCAATCTCGGAGATTTTGAGGAAGCCAAGCCGTACTTTCAGAAGTGTGTCGACTCAACTGAAGATGCTTTCGGCGCGATGAATGGACTCGCGAGATGCTACAAAGCTGAAGGGAACAACGAGAAAGCAATTGAGCTCTGGAAGGAGATGGTCGAAGGCATCGACGGAGTGAATGCCGGTACGGTCGGGCTGGCGGAGACTTACCTCGAAGAAGGGGACTACGAACAAGCTCAGAAGTATTTTCAGCAACTTGTCAAATCGCAGCCTGACAATGCTTACTACAAAGAGAAGCTGGCAGCTGCGACTGCTGGAACTCAGAAGTGA